Proteins from one Danaus plexippus chromosome 2, MEX_DaPlex, whole genome shotgun sequence genomic window:
- the LOC116765352 gene encoding uncharacterized protein LOC116765352: MKMFIICTILLSVALQYNVYSRELGQKHLYSLEEAPTLFEQFIKDYNKEYDESEKEERFKIFVNNLKDINAMNERSSNAVYGINKFSDLSKDEFVKFYTGLKREESPSNEDHKKTDLPKSFNVTAPDQFDWRKKGVVSSVKFQGHCVSCWAFSVAGNVESINAIKTGKLIDVSEQQLVDCDEWNSGCSGGNALLAMSYFLDNGAMSLESYPYVAKEGQCRYNSSKVVIRLKDYQYIIELSEDEIKEYLYNIGPLSIDIDSSQIHQYKGGIVIKECQEVYSTNHAVLLVGYGKENGVEYWIVKNSWGQNWGEKGYFRIQRGVNCLLLAKDGIITAVI, translated from the exons atgaaaatgttcattatttgtacaattttgttatcagttgcattacaatataatgtatattctaGGGAGTTAGGTCAAAAGCATCTGTACTCTCTAGAGGAGGCTCCAACACTTTTCGAAcagtttataaaagattacaaTAAAGAGTATGATGAGAGCGAGAAGGAAgaaaggtttaaaatatttgtgaacaATTTAAAGGATATTAACGCTATGAACGAGAGGAGTTCGAATGCTGTTTACG GTATCAATAAGTTTTCGGATCTGAGCAAAGACGAATTCGTGAAATTTTATACCGGTCTGAAACGAGAAGAGAGTCCATCGAATGAGGATCATAAAAAAACTGATTTGCCAAAATCATTTAATGTTACTGCACCGGATCAATTTGATTGGCGAAAGAAAGGAGTTGTCAGCAGCGTAAAGTTTCAAGGACATTGTGTTTCATGCTGGGCATTTAGTGTGGCTG GTAATGTTGAAAGTATAAATGCTATAAAGACTGGTAAGCTCATAGACGTGTCTGAGCAACAACTAGTGGATTGTGATGAGTGGAATTCTGGATGTTCAGGAGGGAATGCGTTGTTGGCGATGag TTATTTCCTCGATAATGGTGCAATGTCCTTGGAGTCTTATCCTTACGTTGCTAAAGAAGGACAATGCAGGTATAATAGCAGTAAAGTTGTAATCAGATTAAAGGACTATCAATACATTATAGAACTGTCGGAAGATGAAATTAAggaatatctttataatatcgGACCGTTGAGTATAG atATAGATTCATCACAAATTCATCAGTATAAAGGTGGAATTGTTATTAAGGAGTGTCAAGAAGTCTACAGCACCAATCACGCAGTTCTTTTGGTAGGATACGGAAAAG AAAACGGCGTTGAATACTGGATTGTCAAGAATTCCTGGGGTCAGAATTGGGGGGAAAAAGGTTATTTTAGAATACAGAGGGGAGTGAATTGTTTATTGCTAGCTAAAGACGGAATTATAACAgctgttatataa